The Engraulis encrasicolus isolate BLACKSEA-1 chromosome 3, IST_EnEncr_1.0, whole genome shotgun sequence genome segment CACACTATTTGTTCCGTTTCACATCTCGATGAAGTTGTTGCATTCCCAAAGCCATTCAAATCCTACAGAAAGCATATAACataaacatgatttttttttttattccactgggattgtttagctttATTTTGGTTTACTGAAGTTGTTCAATTTATGaagttattcattttattttgctatattgtTCCTGCCAGTCTAACGTGGCCCCTccggtccccggcccccactttgagaaacactgggttaaggggttgtaccagagattctttaagtatagagatatgccaacataataggtttctatgggcacctaacatgaccaggttccggtctgcctaaaggtgcgtgtcataatgctcctagcattgaatagaacagtcctcaggtctgcctaggtctgcctaaagggggatttcccccccaataatagaacccggaaacaatgggccaatggaacctctctctctctctactctctctgattgtactatctagtccagtggttcttaaccttttattcttgaagcacccccttaaCTGCGctcaagacaagctgcgcacccccccccccaaccaatactTGAATACGCTCTAAAAATGTACAAATGATTTATTATTTTGTGTGATTCATTACTTTGCATGAGGGCCTGATTATAGTGTttgcttgcagaattttggtcacaccctcaactcaaacaaaattccacgaaccccctgaaatctctggtgcaaccCCAGGGGATGCCCGCCCTGCACCCCAAGTGAAGAATCACTGATCTAGTCCTAGAAGCTCAACAAGATATCGCCCCCCTTCTTGCAGTCCTAAGGAATACTGACTAATGCCCTCCAACACCCCTCCTATTTTGGGACAGAGATGAGACCAATTCTTTTAGTAATCATCACAGCACAAGTTTGCATTATGAATGAAAAGACCAAAGCGAATACGTTTGGTTAATAacatttaaatgttattaaacTTCTGAATGAAGTGAGACATAGATTTAGTATGAGACTACCCAGGGTGCAATGCTgggtgagggggggagagagagagagagagagagagagagagagagagagagagagagagagagagagagagagagagagagagagagagagagagagagaaagagatgaaacaATTgaaacacatgtgcgcacacgcgcacacacacacacacacacacacacacacacacacacacacacacacacacacacacgcacacagacacgcatgtatCCTCTACATGAATGCGCACACCCCCACTCTTGTACATACATGAATGTACATATGAGATGATCCACAGGAGCAGCAtttacctcacaacagcctcacTGAGGAGGGTATTTCATATAACCAAAACCCAGGGTAGagagggtgtgtgaatgtggtgtggactctgtgcaggagggtcattttgtctccagagatgctgtagaaggccagagttcctgccctgtgatccacatacactcctattctggagctggccactagagggagatcAGTCTTTTCATCATTGTGGAAGAAAGAGGAGCGGGGACTATTGAGGACCAAAcaccaggactgatcattacctCCAAGCACCCCGtcgtcctcatcatcatcgtcaacATCACGCTCTcgtttcctgctgatgcttttatatgacactgctatattaacctctccactccactccatctccCAGTAGCatcgtgcagacacaccctctctacacagcacctgagtatgccaatcaaatctgtctggatgatcaggatatgactgggccCCAAGTCTCggctccaccctcctgttcccctcagacagatggaggactctgtgtactgtgtttggatccagagtgaagtgacaggaatctgatggaggagaagacaggaaaaaACAAGTTCTTAGCTCTTAGTTCtgatagctgtgtgtgtttgtttggtggtggtgggaagttgtgtgtgtgtgtgtgtgtgtgtgtgtgtgtgtgtgtgtgtgtgtgtgtgtgtgtgtgtgtgtgagtgtgagtgtgagtgtgagtgtgtgggggggtgtgtacAGTATAGGGAGGAGGTGAAATCCTTGGAAAGTGTTTTTTTGAGGCTGTTTCGATCAAAACTAGTAAGGAAACCATGTAACATTGATAAACTTGACAAAAAAATGTTCTTTACAAAAACAACTGTTAGTATCAGGGATGCAAACACAACCATGGTCAAAAATCAGTAATGCCAAAAACGCACAGTTTGCACCCCTGTAGAATAATGGAAAAATATTGTTCAGTACTGAAgtatgacatgtgtgtgtgtgtgtgtgtgtgtgttcaactcaCACTGCATGAAGTCCTCTCTGGTAACTGGTTCAGCAGTAAGAGCAGGGTcatcagacactgacacagaaaaCAACACATTGGCCttaataagtgcatcaacaccacaatatgaaaacatcacattggcctaaataagtgcatcaacatcacaatatgaaaacatcacattggcctaaataagtgcatcaacatcGCAATATGCTCCACATTCAATCCACTCAGAGCAGTGGAGATCTCACAACAAAGTGACATCCTGCAAGTGATTAAGTCAAAGGGATTCTTCCTAACCAAGTACTGAACATTGACATGTAATTTAGGAAGTACCAAATTTCATCTGATTTGATGTGACAAatagttttctttttttgaagaaaattgtgatttcattataatattattataacaTGGTTTTGTTGAGTAGATGAACAAATCAattattggaatagttaaaaatgtgggcaatgaatctacaatccatgaaagtttaacattTTTTATGGAACTACGGAAATAAATCGACTTTTTCCATGAGATTCTTATTATTTAGCCTGGAGCTATGTCAAATGGCTTCAAGCTGTTCAGAATGCAGCTGCCAGGCTTCATACCAGGACAAAGAAGTGGGATCACATCATGTCACTCCTGTTTTAGCCTCACTGCACTGGCTCCCAGTATGATTCACAATAGATAGATGTCAAATTCATCAATGTCAAAATCATTCGACTACATTTCCCTGCTACTGTGCTAACAACTTGTTGCCATGCTTGAATTAACAGACTGTGGAGGCCGTtagaggtcctcagtaatgacttacTGTCTGGTGGCAGGAGACCCTTACTGTCTGctcttctgactgggagttcaggatcagtatctgcagaccaacacagagacacacattcacccacatgcatTTCACATCCAGTGGCTTGGGAGGTCTGGGCATCAATGGGTACTTAATGACATCATGCTGCATGCTTGAATGTGTCAATATACTTGTTTCTAAATCGCATGACAATATGTAATCTGTTCAGTCACATCATTCAAATCCTTCTGTATGTTCTCATCACAATAAAAAAATGTAGATTTGGTGTTTGTAGCCATGGGCGTAAATTTGGGTTGGGACGATCATGATAGGCCTATGTCACGACCAATATTCAAGGGATGTAAAATAGTCCCCACCAATGTTTgacatattaataaaataataacaataataatagtaataataataataataatagaatctAGGTCAaaccaaacctacgcccttgttTGTAGCACTTTCCAATTATATCCAAAATACCAATTTTAAgtgtcagtttaaaaaaaaaaaagatggacatAACATATGCACggcaacacatgcatggacacacagtgtgtgtgtgtgtgtgtgtgtgtgtgtgtgtgtgtgtgtgtgtgtgtgtgtgtgtgtgtgtgtgtgtgtgtgtgtgtgtgtgtgtttaggaggtgGAGACTCACACTGAATGCTCTGGATGATCTGGAAATGTATCATAGCTACAAGAGAATACAAAGagatcaaatatcaaatgctcaTGTATCACATTAAACAGCTCATTGGCAATGTTGATGTTGGAAATTATATTATTTCTAATTTTGTCAAACCAGCAGCAGATATTTTGTTtatttcctgcttgaagactgactctaatttctcctccagctgcgtcttcagtgcagacacagattccttcaggggctccaaggagaagcttTGGCTGAAGGTCACGCTGGTTGAAGTTGTGGTGTAAGgcctcccagtgatggacacaatattctgcacagagaaacacacacactagggtgaggTAGACTTACTGACATGAGCCCTTGGTCAGCAGGACTCTCTAAAAAGTGATGTTatctaccttgaggaaatggatgggatcctgtgtcagtgaaagctgcttcatctcagcatctgtcctcctcagctcagcaatctcctgctccagtcgcttcaggagatCTTCAGCctgactcacctcagccttctcctgagctctgatcagctctgtcacctcagagcgccttctctcaatggagcggatcatctcagtaaacatcctctcactctccgcCACTGCTGTTTCTTCACCAGACTgctcgcactcacgcacgcacgcacgcacgcacgcacgcacgcacgcacgcacgcacacacacagcattgttaCATTGTTTTTTGTAAGGATTGGGAGCCCTTCTTTACTCATAGTTGTCAATATGTCTCTAATGTATTACTTGCTAAAGTAATTCTGTAGCAATATTGCTCAATTGGGTTGCAATGCCATTGCCGAATTGTTTAGCTGAAACTTAACCCAGACAAGTAACGCAATGTAAGTCTGGTTGTGAACGATAGTTCCCCTCACAAACAGTATTAGAGCCATGCTTGTGTCTCAACTTATCATAACTATGATCTAACTACTACATAACcagaaacctgctgcagattgtcttctcctctggtcagttctcaccttgagagtctccacagccttcctcagctcctgcagctccttctccttcaactggattatctgatggcatctcctctggctctgccccaactcCTCCTGTACCATCAAAGCAACATTTAGTGAATTGATACTTTATTTCTGGGGTTGTACTGTTGAGTGAGGTGAAGTTGGCTGGTAGCAATTCTTCCCAAACAGTTCATAGAATGTGATGATTTACATTACACAacataacattgcatttggcagaacaCTTAAATCCAAAACAACTTACAAtcgagcaggggtgtcaaaagtaaaagtagattcatggtgtaagtacaacactattatatatactgtcaatgggtaTGACATAGCgtcaggggtgtcaaaagtaaaagtagattcatggtgtaagtacaacactagcatatgatattacatagctgttacacgaTTCATTCACTCCATTACACCTGGAGTGAGTGCATTTCATTGATCATTAGGTGGATGTGCAGTCTTGTTATATTTAAGTTTTGTTAGGCCtttttatttgtattgtattaATTATGTGCTCAGGAAACTGCGTTTCCTTTTCTTAAGGGGGAGGGTGTCATGTCCCCAGGAGCGTGGCTATCCTCTCTGCTGCTTCTTGGTGTTTCAGGTGGTTGATGGCTGGCAGGTGTGCTGATTGCTGATCAGTACAGTATTGCAGgcctaccccaaacacaattgcgttttttttttatattaaacTATTGAATCTTGAGGAACTCATCCATAGAAatcatttattttattctattagaTATATATAAAGCCAAGGGGCATAGTGTAATAATGAATCATGAATGCCTACTATGGTGTAACCTGAAGTTCAgggagtctccctgatagtggctccCTGATGCCCTCGATAAAATctccctgattttagactatgtgttttttttgtttttttaattggcaatgcgggacagagaaaaATAATGACTTGTGCGACATGAGTGGAATACTTCAAATACACTTCGTAGTAGAACGCCctgcagtcccaggaaaaataggcATGGGTTCCATGCACTGGACAATTAGAAAGGACATGAACATAAATGTTTCAACaccaatgctgttgttttttttttgtaggggGTGTCAAGGGTCCCTGaaattagtttttggaacttgggatgtctgaaaATGGCATCAGTGATAGGTCATAATAACTTACATAGGCTAGTTAATTTATTCTGATAAAATACACTGAAATGGCAACagcagcatggtttaacttgaaatcacgtTTATCAGGGCGTCAGACTGGCAAGTTAATTTAAATAGTTATTGTTGTGTGGCGTTGTGTGTAGTTTGAACAAAAAGCTGCAAATTCAAAGCTTTttaagtaagtaggcctaagtagaGTAAGGAATTAAATTAACTTGGCAGTTGGTATTTTCCATACAGTGTACACATATTTTACCTTTTTCTGACTCCATTCTGCCATGGCCGTGTTTGTGTTGTGATCTTTATGATCTTCCAACAGAAACCTacagaaatggtgtgtgtgtgtaattgagaaCTTTCAAGTAAGTGCCACGAGACAGGACTTTACAGACGTCGCactccaggtccagcagcacattcaacagCAATTGCAGTTTGTACTTGCCATCGCTTCCTGACGTGTTCCAGTCTGATTCTTCACTGCCACGCTAAAACAGTAGCTGCTCCTCAGAGGCAAATTTAAAAGCAACGTTACAATCGTTTCTCCCGCTGTGGCGATCAAAACTTCCTGGCTGGAGGGAGACAGACTGTGGTGTATTCATGGAGTactgctgccatctagtggccaTGTTTAGTAAGACATAGCAGCGTGCATTCCATTACAGAATCCTCTCATTTCAGTGAATAATCTATTGAATCGCTGACGCTGAACAAAGTACTTTAGTAGTCACTGATTCTTAAACAAGTGGCTTAAACACGTTTTCATTTTGAAAGAAAAGAAGTTGTTGTaaatgaaggtcttggctgtgcagctgTGTATCGTATCAACCTCATATTTAACTTTTTTCATAAAATATGCCATTTTGTCCACACCATCAGACACAattagaaggtttttttttactgtgttaaAGTGaaaggcaaaggacccgggcctgaATCGAACCTGAGTAAGCCGCGTAACAGGCgtgtgccctactgttagagccacagtacagtacagtgtgggaAATGACATGGCTAAAGTGGAGCAGCCAGGTGGCCAATcttgattaattgcacattgcaccagtaagagcagagaACAAAGATTTCAACAGTTTTGCTCAAactattgcaatgcacacattatGACAGTTCAAAAAAGGAGGAATTCTTGGTGTGTATGTTACTggagcagcaaggaggaactcgcacaccactgatgccgatgcataaatgattttaatgcataaggaaaataaagaaggtgctacccagtgaagtgcaaaacgttttcggtccttcagaccatcatcagtgccaaactTTTCAAATAAAAAGACACGCCCAGATATAGCCTAGGTAGGCGGAACGCAACTTGTCCATTCAACCTAACCTGAAGACAGATAAAGGTGTCAATCAAGATACTGTTTCCTGTAGGATATAGGCCTAGTTACGTAAGGATACCTAGAATATGTATATATGGTATATGACATAAGGGCATGTGTTACTGGTGCATCTTTGATCAAGCAGCAAGTCTTTGTGGTGTATCAAGAGccatggtatccaaggtaatgtcagcTTACCACCAATCCAACAGGATTGACTGTGGATgcagaggaagctgtctgaaagggatgttacAACTCACAGCAAAtcccaatttaaaccctgcatACAATGAAACACATCGCAAGCAGTTGACATTAATATGGGAACACACATTTCCACAGAGATGAGACAATATTACAACAGTTAAACAATCTGCAGACAAACTCATTTGATACCTACACATTGCGCTACTgcaaaaaacattgtgtgtgtgtgtgtgtgtgtgtgtgtgtgtgtgtgtgtgtgtgtgtgtgtgtgtgtgtgtgtgtgtgtgtgtgtgtgtgtgtgtgtgtgtgtgtgtgtgtgtgtaacggtgaCCAGACAGGGTACTGCACTTAATAACCAAAATCCAATCACCGTCAGCAAAAAAAAAGGTAGTGGGTGCGAAAAATGAGATGAGACAACAGTTCCAATTTAAGCTCTGTGAGTCTTATTCAAAAATATATTCCACCAAAAAtggtacaaaaatacaaaaaagaaaagggtATTCCTCAAAGtcattaattacattacattacattacattacattacattaattaattattatttattacaattaattacaattattaattattattatcattaattaattaatccaaCAAAAATGGTCCATTCAAAAGGGGCaaaaagagaagggagaagagtggTCGTgtattgtgtcgtgtgtgtgtgtgtgtgtgtgctgaatgcgTGAGTGGGTCAAAAATATGTTTGCGAGAGTCACGAACCAGCAGAGTCTTAGTAATGATTTAACTCACTGAGTTTTCAAGTTCAATTCTGGATCCTTCCCAGTCATGCAAAGTTGCAAACAAAGAAATCCAGTGATGTTTCGGTGCCTCCTATACGGCCATGATAATATTTAGATCTGCTGTTTGGTCCTGCAATCAGTAAGCGTGTGTGTATGGCTctcgtgtcgtgtgtgtgaaACTGTGAGCTTTTTAAAGAAAGAGAGTGGCGTGAAGGTGCAACGCTCACGCTGATTGCAATGCGCTTAATTAGCCAGAGCCAGAGCGCAGCACGGTGCACGGCTCAGTGCAGTGAATCAGAGGGGGGAATCGGAGTAGAAGGAGCCGTCCGTcacaaaatcggtgtagaccttccttagggtgttctccatcatttcagaaggggtgccccaaatttcaatgtcattaaggtcatttttatggggtaaatccaagatggctgcccaaaacgagccaatagtagtaaaatgctgtactgcctggacataatggtgttatgggccaatccacctatttgtgtgtgatgtatacaaactgaactttgaaaatatgtgcaaaacttaccataaaaacaatgttatatatgtcttatttagatttaaaaacaggaaaatcataaaaaccatggtcagaatgagatcactctacaattgagagctcatttctgggcatttagctattgaaccaacattcattaagagttttaaaaacttgcagtgggtcatatctataacatccaaaaagaaaattgtggttagaaaaattgggggagaagagataaacccttgaactgggccacacataactgtcccaatgttagcatgctagcattagcaggttcagacactcagtctgctcacaaactactactacttccttaggaccccctcaatgatttaaccctatgagtccaactgaaatatattcatatcagtcaagtcaataatacatgtacatatcaagtgtcagtgacagcttggatgatttactataggccattacaaaataaaatgtatgctgattaatgttcagatatgtatatctcagtcctaagtgtacaatggagtgataagggcatttatgcttaggaaattatgaataatcaatatgcaatacaccatacatacagtatattgacagatactttatgttttaaagggacactgtgtgagatttttagttgtttatttccagaattcatgctacccattcactaatgttacctttttcatgaatacgtaccaccaccataaaattctaagtattcattatgactgaaaaaaattgcacttttcttacatggaaagggggatcttctccatggtccgccattttgaatttccaaaattagccatttttagctgcaaaaatgactgtacttggaccatactagaaaatatttgtttaatacttagtaaactttcatgtaaagatcaaatttggcaataggcagcccaatttcaataagcagcatagttgcagtaccttttttgaccatttcctgcacagtgtccctttaaaagagcaaaatggtaacatgtctgtttttccatctacttttggctttaagatgacatgttggctacctaaccacttaatttattgtttgctcgttattttttatttgtgggtgtggtcctttgtttaaaacatgtctgcctgccttccctctctcacataggctactaaaatagtctttcaaaaacttaaaacaacagcatgtgaaaatcctattggctttggagggctaaagtcaaagtagcctaaaagtcatcaagactatactgtactctactgtattgcactgtactgtactctactatactgtactgtactgtactgtaatgtgatataccgtactgtactctactgcaccgtgcagtatgctactgtactatactgtactgtactgtactttattatactgcaccgttctgtatgctactgtactgtactgcactccactgcactgcactgtactgtacagtacaactacatagaactgaaacatgtagagcggtggtgctcaaactgtggtacgcgtaccactggtggtacttgagacatctctggtggtacttggaatgccattatgaacctctcctgtactgactggcaaaagtgaatatggaaggcctttactgcgatattctaatgttggttgtcaaggtggtactcggagagctcaatattttctcacggggtacttcacacaaaaatttgagaaccactgatgtagagcattctgagaacatgtacaatattatgcaaaggtgtagtgggaatgagttatgttactgtcaccactcaaaatcttgaaggttaaaaaaagtcttgtggcattttgtttgggggggcggggtatgatagactatccttcctcccagactatttgtgtgccttgcatatcaagaaaatgagtacaggtaatgatttactttcatagtatataccatatgagaattgttgttctatatagatatttctcctatgggtaagggtggcaaaagacctacggtacatgttgtccatcagctgtcagttttgatagcaatttaagtactcaatgattactgagctaactaatacaacttttgacacaagtactaggtgaggacttgtctgcaaataaaaaaaaacaatttacctctgtcttcttactcaacatatactaacaaatcatttccattta includes the following:
- the LOC134445617 gene encoding tripartite motif-containing protein 16-like, translated to MKQLSLIEDPIHFLKNIVPITGRPYSTTSTSVTFSQSFSLEPLNESLSALKMQLEEKLDSVFQQEIDKISAAAMIHFQIIQNIQYTDPELPVRRADSKGLLPPDMSDGQALIAEPVTREDFLQYSCHFTLDPNTVHRVLHLSEGNRRVEPRLGAQSYPDHPDRFDWHTQVLCREGVSARCYWEMEWSGEVNIAVSYKSISRKRERDVDDDDEDDGVLGGNDQSWCLVLNSPRSSFFHNDEKTDLPLVASSRIGVYVDHRAGTLAFYSISGDKMTLLHRVHTTFTHPLYPGFWLYEIPSSVRLL